In Chryseobacterium culicis, the following proteins share a genomic window:
- the ccoS gene encoding cbb3-type cytochrome oxidase assembly protein CcoS, with product MDILYLMILCSVSLAAIFLVVFIVYARKGQFEDDESPAVRILFDDEKVKEKDETGDKNKDEEEIGENNKN from the coding sequence ATGGATATTCTATATTTAATGATCCTCTGCAGTGTTTCTTTAGCTGCGATTTTCTTGGTCGTATTTATAGTGTATGCCCGAAAAGGACAGTTTGAAGATGATGAATCTCCTGCTGTCAGAATCCTTTTCGATGACGAAAAAGTCAAAGAAAAGGATGAAACTGGCGACAAAAATAAAGACGAGGAAGAAATAGGAGAAAATAATAAAAATTGA
- a CDS encoding heavy metal translocating P-type ATPase encodes MSENCFHCGQGIEKERILFDEKTFCCNGCKSVYEILNLNNLSNFYELNKGAGIRPNDENSTQFDYLDTPEIFEKVTDFSEGNTSLVTFKIPVIHCSSCIWLLESLHTLNTHIKYSQVNFTRKTLQISFNHNDLKLSELAKFLTNLGYKPVISLETADKNEDHLDKSLLVKFAIAAFAFGNGMFLAFPEYIGGEDYWMEHYKGLFRTLIFLLATPVVFYSASDYYKSAWYGLKNKIVNIDVPIVLGIFVLYGRSIYEVVTDYGPGYFDTLCGLLFFMLLGKIFQKRTYNALSYDRDYKSFYPIAVTKVDFEGKQDNILLSEIKVGDRILVRNQEIIPVDGILINGEGNIDNSFITGESESISKQPGDKIFAGGKQIGSSLELEVIKNVDQSYLTQLWNKEAFKKHETGLDTLTNNVSKYFTFIILGIALVAGTYWYFIDLNKMFQVISAILIIACPCALALSAPFTFGHIMRILGRNKFYVKDTLTIEKIAKLDTIVFDKTGTITHRKKSNIKYEGAEINEFDSLNIKTLLKNSNHPLSKSLYEFIEVNDDYFPVENFVEISGKGYEASVRGNLYKIGSARYNNQEPKNLETAVYISKNGAYLGKFIFKNEYRPKLRELFTKLTHYKIFILSGDNSSEENQLKELIPNYKGMAFNQSPEDKLNYIKNLQDQHMKVAMLGDGLNDAGALKQSNVGIAIADDTNSFTPSSDVIMNGDKVVTLDNYLNVCKGSITIVKMTFIISFLYNIVGLSYAVTGHMHPLFAAIIMPISSITVVTFTTLSTWILGRKHFKKQA; translated from the coding sequence GTGAGCGAGAACTGTTTTCATTGTGGTCAAGGGATAGAAAAAGAGAGAATTTTATTTGATGAAAAGACTTTCTGTTGTAATGGATGTAAGTCTGTTTACGAAATTCTAAATTTAAATAATTTAAGCAATTTCTATGAGCTTAATAAAGGAGCGGGAATTCGTCCGAATGATGAAAATTCTACTCAATTTGACTATCTGGATACACCGGAAATCTTTGAAAAAGTTACTGATTTTTCTGAAGGAAACACCAGCCTTGTTACATTCAAAATCCCTGTAATCCATTGCTCTTCCTGTATCTGGCTATTGGAAAGTCTTCATACTTTAAATACCCACATCAAATATTCGCAGGTCAACTTTACAAGGAAGACCTTACAGATCTCATTCAACCATAACGATCTGAAATTAAGCGAACTTGCTAAATTTTTAACCAATCTGGGATATAAACCTGTTATCAGCCTCGAAACTGCCGATAAAAATGAAGATCATCTCGATAAATCTTTATTGGTAAAATTTGCTATTGCAGCCTTTGCTTTCGGTAACGGAATGTTCCTTGCCTTTCCAGAATATATCGGAGGGGAAGATTATTGGATGGAACATTATAAAGGTTTATTCAGAACTTTAATATTTCTACTGGCGACCCCTGTGGTATTCTATTCAGCTTCAGATTATTACAAATCTGCATGGTATGGTTTAAAAAATAAGATCGTCAACATTGATGTTCCGATTGTTTTAGGAATTTTTGTTCTCTACGGAAGAAGTATTTATGAAGTGGTAACAGATTATGGTCCAGGATATTTCGATACCCTTTGCGGACTTTTATTCTTTATGCTTCTCGGGAAAATTTTCCAGAAAAGAACGTACAACGCTCTTTCCTATGACAGAGATTACAAATCTTTCTATCCGATTGCCGTAACGAAAGTTGATTTCGAAGGGAAACAGGATAATATTTTACTGTCCGAAATAAAAGTGGGTGACAGAATTTTAGTTAGAAATCAGGAAATCATTCCTGTTGACGGAATTTTGATCAATGGAGAAGGAAATATTGACAACAGTTTTATTACCGGAGAAAGTGAAAGCATCAGCAAACAGCCCGGAGATAAAATTTTCGCGGGAGGAAAACAGATCGGATCTTCTTTAGAACTTGAAGTGATTAAAAATGTAGACCAAAGTTATTTAACCCAGCTTTGGAATAAAGAAGCATTTAAAAAACACGAAACAGGACTTGACACGTTAACAAATAACGTCAGTAAATATTTCACATTCATTATTTTAGGTATCGCTTTAGTTGCCGGAACGTATTGGTATTTTATTGATTTAAATAAAATGTTCCAGGTTATTTCAGCCATCCTGATCATTGCATGTCCTTGTGCTCTTGCATTGTCTGCACCGTTCACTTTCGGACACATTATGAGGATTTTAGGTCGAAATAAGTTTTATGTGAAAGATACTTTAACGATTGAAAAAATCGCAAAGCTCGACACCATTGTTTTTGACAAAACCGGAACGATTACCCACAGAAAGAAATCCAATATCAAATACGAGGGAGCTGAAATTAATGAATTTGATTCTCTGAATATTAAAACATTATTAAAGAACTCCAATCACCCGCTTTCAAAATCATTGTATGAATTCATTGAAGTAAATGATGATTATTTCCCGGTAGAGAATTTCGTTGAAATTTCCGGAAAAGGATATGAAGCCAGCGTAAGAGGAAATCTTTATAAAATTGGTTCTGCCCGTTATAATAACCAGGAGCCTAAAAATCTTGAAACAGCAGTTTATATCAGCAAAAACGGAGCATATTTAGGTAAGTTTATCTTTAAAAATGAGTACCGTCCGAAACTGAGAGAACTTTTCACAAAACTTACCCACTACAAAATATTTATTCTGAGCGGAGACAATTCCTCAGAAGAAAACCAGCTGAAAGAGCTTATCCCGAATTACAAAGGAATGGCCTTTAATCAAAGCCCGGAAGACAAACTGAATTATATCAAAAACCTTCAGGATCAGCATATGAAAGTAGCTATGCTTGGAGATGGTCTTAATGATGCAGGAGCTTTAAAACAAAGTAATGTAGGAATTGCTATTGCAGACGACACCAATAGTTTCACCCCATCTTCTGATGTCATTATGAACGGTGATAAAGTGGTGACTCTTGACAATTACCTGAACGTTTGTAAAGGCTCTATTACCATTGTGAAAATGACATTTATAATCAGTTTCCTATACAATATCGTTGGTTTAAGTTACGCTGTTACAGGGCATATGCATCCGCTTTTTGCTGCAATCATCATGCCAATCAGTTCGATCACGGTGGTTACCTTTACTACACTTTCAACCTGGATATTAGGTCGTAAACATTTCAAAAAACAGGCGTAA
- a CDS encoding Crp/Fnr family transcriptional regulator, with translation MPQEQQIAIEERFARVFNDKSFKERLSSADFEKYINGKKKLSFQKHDTIFEDGETPKGVFVLEKGAAKLSKSGAFGKDQILRFIKEGDIIGYRSLLCGENFQAKAEAMTDIECVFLPADIFMYLLEVDPQLSFVMLQKISYELGESSNTITFLAQKTVRERLAEILLLLEQKLGVDPEGFIKISLTREEIANIIGTATESAIRLISEFKQDSLIEVDGRNIKILNHDKLMKLGHVVL, from the coding sequence ATGCCGCAGGAACAACAGATAGCAATTGAAGAGAGGTTCGCCAGAGTTTTTAATGATAAATCATTTAAAGAAAGACTTTCTAGCGCAGATTTTGAAAAATACATTAATGGCAAAAAGAAACTGAGTTTTCAGAAACACGATACCATCTTCGAGGATGGCGAAACTCCCAAAGGAGTTTTTGTTCTGGAAAAAGGGGCTGCCAAACTTTCAAAATCAGGAGCGTTCGGGAAAGATCAAATTTTAAGATTTATCAAAGAAGGGGATATCATCGGCTATCGTTCTTTGCTTTGCGGGGAAAATTTCCAGGCCAAAGCAGAAGCAATGACAGATATTGAATGTGTTTTCTTACCAGCTGATATCTTTATGTATCTTTTGGAAGTAGACCCACAGCTGTCTTTCGTAATGCTTCAAAAAATTTCTTACGAATTAGGAGAATCGTCCAATACCATTACCTTCCTTGCCCAGAAAACGGTAAGAGAAAGACTGGCAGAAATTCTGCTGCTTCTGGAACAGAAACTGGGAGTAGATCCTGAAGGTTTTATCAAGATCTCATTAACAAGGGAAGAAATTGCCAATATCATCGGTACTGCTACAGAAAGTGCCATCCGTCTGATCTCAGAATTCAAACAGGATAGCCTGATTGAAGTGGACGGAAGAAATATCAAGATCTTAAATCACGACAAACTCATGAAACTCGGTCACGTAGTTTTATAA
- the panB gene encoding 3-methyl-2-oxobutanoate hydroxymethyltransferase encodes MSVHSEIKKVTTETLRKMKFDKEKITMLTAYDFTTAKMVDAGGVDAILIGDSAANVMAGFETTLPITLDQMIYHAQSVVRGTDRALVVADLPFGTYQSNPEKALESAVRMMKEGGAHAVKIEGGKEISKSIKKIINAGIPVMGHLGLTPQSIYKFGTYKVRAKEEAEAEKLIADAQLLEELGCFSVVLEKIPAELAKKVTESISIPTIGIGAGADCDGQVLVYHDMVGMNKGFSPKFLRRYLDLYTEITGAVAQYVKDVKSVEFPNENESY; translated from the coding sequence ATGTCTGTTCACTCTGAAATTAAAAAAGTTACGACTGAAACCTTGCGTAAAATGAAATTCGACAAGGAAAAAATAACAATGCTTACAGCCTATGATTTTACCACAGCAAAGATGGTAGATGCAGGTGGAGTAGATGCTATTTTAATTGGAGACTCTGCAGCGAATGTAATGGCTGGTTTTGAAACTACATTGCCTATTACGCTGGATCAAATGATCTATCATGCCCAAAGTGTGGTAAGAGGAACCGACAGAGCTTTGGTGGTAGCAGATTTACCTTTCGGAACTTATCAGAGTAATCCTGAAAAAGCATTGGAATCTGCGGTAAGAATGATGAAGGAAGGTGGAGCACATGCTGTGAAAATTGAAGGCGGAAAGGAAATTTCCAAGTCTATTAAAAAGATCATCAATGCCGGAATTCCGGTAATGGGGCATTTGGGATTAACGCCACAGTCCATCTATAAATTCGGAACGTATAAAGTAAGAGCTAAAGAAGAGGCGGAAGCAGAAAAACTAATTGCTGATGCTCAGCTTTTGGAAGAATTAGGCTGCTTTTCCGTTGTATTGGAAAAAATACCTGCAGAACTGGCGAAAAAAGTTACAGAAAGCATTTCTATTCCTACTATCGGAATCGGTGCCGGAGCAGATTGTGACGGACAGGTTTTGGTATACCATGATATGGTAGGAATGAACAAGGGATTCAGCCCGAAATTCTTAAGAAGATATCTTGACCTTTACACGGAAATTACAGGAGCTGTTGCTCAGTATGTAAAAGATGTGAAAAGTGTAGAGTTTCCAAACGAAAACGAAAGTTATTAA
- a CDS encoding RluA family pseudouridine synthase: MKEQIIYEDNHLLVINKKVGQLVQGDKTGDESLLESIKNFIKIRDAKPGNVFLGLVHRIDRPTSGLVIYAKTSKALSRLTQMVKNREVKKTYWAVVGKEMIPQSQRLVHYLKKNEKNNKAIVFPKVTEGAKEAILTYHVIKTLDNYLLLEIDLETGRHHQIRAQLSKTGIPIKGDLKYGAPRSNPDGGINLHARKLEFIHPVTKENIEIIAPVPQNDAIWRACEE; encoded by the coding sequence ATGAAGGAGCAGATTATATATGAAGATAACCATCTTCTGGTGATTAATAAAAAGGTAGGTCAGCTTGTACAGGGTGACAAAACCGGAGATGAATCACTATTAGAATCCATCAAGAACTTTATAAAAATAAGAGATGCTAAGCCGGGAAATGTTTTTCTCGGCTTGGTTCATCGTATAGACCGCCCAACTTCAGGGCTGGTGATCTATGCAAAAACTTCCAAAGCGCTTTCCCGTCTTACGCAGATGGTGAAAAACCGTGAAGTGAAAAAAACGTATTGGGCAGTTGTAGGAAAAGAAATGATCCCGCAAAGCCAGAGACTGGTTCATTATTTAAAGAAAAACGAAAAAAATAATAAAGCAATCGTGTTTCCTAAAGTTACTGAAGGAGCAAAAGAAGCCATTCTTACGTATCATGTGATTAAAACATTAGATAATTATCTTCTTCTTGAAATTGACCTTGAAACGGGAAGACATCATCAGATCAGAGCGCAATTGTCTAAAACAGGAATTCCGATCAAAGGAGATCTGAAATATGGAGCACCACGCTCCAATCCGGATGGAGGAATTAATCTTCATGCAAGAAAACTGGAATTTATTCATCCTGTTACCAAAGAAAACATTGAGATCATAGCTCCTGTTCCGCAGAATGATGCAATCTGGAGGGCTTGTGAAGAATAA